From Pieris rapae chromosome 3, ilPieRapa1.1, whole genome shotgun sequence, a single genomic window includes:
- the LOC110993161 gene encoding serine/threonine-protein phosphatase Pgam5, mitochondrial isoform X3, with translation MATFSRFHKIALISLGAVGGGFAYYQLGSNEKKFGVQNSWTTNFTPSVKWEKNWDHREPESIVKPAKNGKAEDDNRYNEQIEKAKSKAVRHLFLIRHGQYHVDGNTDKERILTELGRQQAELTGKRLAELDIKWDLLVRSTMTRAQETAKIIAKHLPSDIEIKDCQLIEEGAPIPPEPPVGHWRPEPKDSARIEAAFRRYFHRASPEQTQDTYTLLVCHANVIRFFVCKALQFPPEGWLRISLSHASITWVSILPNGNVVLRSLSDTGHMEPKYITSR, from the exons ATGGCTACTTTCTCTAGATTCCATAAAATTGCCCTTATAAGTTTAGGTGCTGTGGGTGGAGGTTTTGCTTATTATCAATTAGGTAGTAATGAAAAGAAATTTGGTGTGCAGAACTCGTGGACAACGAACTTTACGCCTAGCGTTAAATGGGAAAAGAATTGGGACCA TCGAGAACCCGAGTCCATAGTGAAACCGGCAAAAAATGGAAAGGCTGAGGACGACAATAGATACAATGAGCAAATCGAGAAGGCTAAGAGTAAAGCTGTGaggcatttgtttttaattcgtCATGGACAATACCATGTTGATGGTAATACTGATAAAGAAAGAATTTTAACAGAATTGG GTAGGCAACAAGCAGAGCTTACTGGAAAGCGCCTTGCAGAGCTTGATATAAAATGGGATCTACTTGTTAGATCTACTATGACTCGTGCACAAGAGACTGCAAAAATCATTGCCAAACATTTACCTAGTGATATTGAAATCAAAGATTGTCAATTGATAGAGGAAGGTGCTCCTATTCCACCTGAACCTCCAGTAGGACATTGGCGACCTGAACCAAAA GATAGCGCTCGTATTGAAGCTGCCTTTAGAAGATACTTTCATCGGGCATCACCAGAACAAACACAGGATACATACACCCTGCTAGTATgccatgcaaatgtcatacgGTTCTTTGTTTGCAA ggCATTGCAATTCCCACCTGAAGGCTGGCTTAGGATTTCGCTAAGCCATGCGTCGATAACGTGGGTCTCCATACTTCCGAATGGCAATGTGGTGCTAAGATCACTCAGTGATACGGGACATATGGAGCCTAAATACATCACCAGTCGGTAA
- the LOC110993161 gene encoding serine/threonine-protein phosphatase Pgam5, mitochondrial isoform X2, protein MATFSRFHKIALISLGAVGGGFAYYQLGSNEKKFGVQNSWTTNFTPSVKWEKNWDHREPESIVKPAKNGKAEDDNRYNEQIEKAKSKAVRHLFLIRHGQYHVDGNTDKERILTELGRQQAELTGKRLAELDIKWDLLVRSTMTRAQETAKIIAKHLPSDIEIKDCQLIEEGAPIPPEPPVGHWRPEPKFFQDSARIEAAFRRYFHRASPEQTQDTYTLLVCHANVIRFFVCKALQFPPEGWLRISLSHASITWVSILPNGNVVLRSLSDTGHMEPKYITSR, encoded by the exons ATGGCTACTTTCTCTAGATTCCATAAAATTGCCCTTATAAGTTTAGGTGCTGTGGGTGGAGGTTTTGCTTATTATCAATTAGGTAGTAATGAAAAGAAATTTGGTGTGCAGAACTCGTGGACAACGAACTTTACGCCTAGCGTTAAATGGGAAAAGAATTGGGACCA TCGAGAACCCGAGTCCATAGTGAAACCGGCAAAAAATGGAAAGGCTGAGGACGACAATAGATACAATGAGCAAATCGAGAAGGCTAAGAGTAAAGCTGTGaggcatttgtttttaattcgtCATGGACAATACCATGTTGATGGTAATACTGATAAAGAAAGAATTTTAACAGAATTGG GTAGGCAACAAGCAGAGCTTACTGGAAAGCGCCTTGCAGAGCTTGATATAAAATGGGATCTACTTGTTAGATCTACTATGACTCGTGCACAAGAGACTGCAAAAATCATTGCCAAACATTTACCTAGTGATATTGAAATCAAAGATTGTCAATTGATAGAGGAAGGTGCTCCTATTCCACCTGAACCTCCAGTAGGACATTGGCGACCTGAACCAAAA TTCTTCCAGGATAGCGCTCGTATTGAAGCTGCCTTTAGAAGATACTTTCATCGGGCATCACCAGAACAAACACAGGATACATACACCCTGCTAGTATgccatgcaaatgtcatacgGTTCTTTGTTTGCAA ggCATTGCAATTCCCACCTGAAGGCTGGCTTAGGATTTCGCTAAGCCATGCGTCGATAACGTGGGTCTCCATACTTCCGAATGGCAATGTGGTGCTAAGATCACTCAGTGATACGGGACATATGGAGCCTAAATACATCACCAGTCGGTAA
- the LOC110993161 gene encoding serine/threonine-protein phosphatase Pgam5, mitochondrial isoform X1 — MATFSRFHKIALISLGAVGGGFAYYQLGSNEKKFGVQNSWTTNFTPSVKWEKNWDHREPESIVKPAKNGKAEDDNRYNEQIEKAKSKAVRHLFLIRHGQYHVDGNTDKERILTELGRQQAELTGKRLAELDIKWDLLVRSTMTRAQETAKIIAKHLPSDIEIKDCQLIEEGAPIPPEPPVGHWRPEPKQFFQDSARIEAAFRRYFHRASPEQTQDTYTLLVCHANVIRFFVCKALQFPPEGWLRISLSHASITWVSILPNGNVVLRSLSDTGHMEPKYITSR; from the exons ATGGCTACTTTCTCTAGATTCCATAAAATTGCCCTTATAAGTTTAGGTGCTGTGGGTGGAGGTTTTGCTTATTATCAATTAGGTAGTAATGAAAAGAAATTTGGTGTGCAGAACTCGTGGACAACGAACTTTACGCCTAGCGTTAAATGGGAAAAGAATTGGGACCA TCGAGAACCCGAGTCCATAGTGAAACCGGCAAAAAATGGAAAGGCTGAGGACGACAATAGATACAATGAGCAAATCGAGAAGGCTAAGAGTAAAGCTGTGaggcatttgtttttaattcgtCATGGACAATACCATGTTGATGGTAATACTGATAAAGAAAGAATTTTAACAGAATTGG GTAGGCAACAAGCAGAGCTTACTGGAAAGCGCCTTGCAGAGCTTGATATAAAATGGGATCTACTTGTTAGATCTACTATGACTCGTGCACAAGAGACTGCAAAAATCATTGCCAAACATTTACCTAGTGATATTGAAATCAAAGATTGTCAATTGATAGAGGAAGGTGCTCCTATTCCACCTGAACCTCCAGTAGGACATTGGCGACCTGAACCAAAA CAGTTCTTCCAGGATAGCGCTCGTATTGAAGCTGCCTTTAGAAGATACTTTCATCGGGCATCACCAGAACAAACACAGGATACATACACCCTGCTAGTATgccatgcaaatgtcatacgGTTCTTTGTTTGCAA ggCATTGCAATTCCCACCTGAAGGCTGGCTTAGGATTTCGCTAAGCCATGCGTCGATAACGTGGGTCTCCATACTTCCGAATGGCAATGTGGTGCTAAGATCACTCAGTGATACGGGACATATGGAGCCTAAATACATCACCAGTCGGTAA